In one Tessaracoccus palaemonis genomic region, the following are encoded:
- a CDS encoding prepilin peptidase has product MSDLFPPVVGIALAVVLGALIGSFLNVVIWRVPRGESIVSPGSACPGCGADIAWYDNVPILSWLVLRARCRHCHQPISARYPAVEGCTAAAFGVVVWGAYAGSYPAAVLPVLLYWAAVAIALALIDVDHHRLPDAIVLPSYVVTVALLVLASVLTGDYARLVAALIGGIALGGFYLALALLRPGGMGLGDVKLAGALGMLVAWLGWAELLVGAFAAFLIGGLVGVGLMAGSRATRKTALPFGPFMLLGAALGIWAGRPLADLYLTATGLA; this is encoded by the coding sequence ATGAGCGACCTGTTCCCGCCCGTCGTGGGCATCGCGCTGGCCGTCGTCCTCGGCGCCCTGATCGGCTCGTTCCTGAACGTCGTGATCTGGCGCGTGCCCCGCGGCGAGAGCATCGTCAGCCCCGGCTCCGCGTGCCCGGGCTGCGGAGCCGACATCGCCTGGTACGACAACGTGCCGATCCTGTCGTGGCTGGTACTGCGCGCCCGGTGCCGCCACTGCCACCAGCCGATCTCGGCGCGCTACCCGGCGGTCGAGGGCTGCACCGCGGCGGCCTTCGGGGTCGTCGTCTGGGGCGCGTACGCGGGCAGCTACCCCGCGGCCGTGCTCCCCGTGCTGCTGTACTGGGCCGCCGTCGCGATCGCGCTCGCCCTGATCGACGTGGACCATCACCGCCTGCCCGACGCCATCGTGCTGCCCTCCTACGTCGTCACCGTCGCGCTGCTGGTCCTCGCCTCCGTGCTGACCGGGGACTATGCGCGACTGGTCGCGGCGCTGATCGGCGGCATCGCGCTCGGCGGCTTCTACCTGGCGCTCGCGCTGCTCCGCCCCGGCGGGATGGGGCTCGGCGATGTGAAGCTCGCCGGCGCGCTCGGCATGCTGGTGGCCTGGCTCGGCTGGGCCGAGCTGCTCGTCGGCGCCTTCGCCGCCTTCCTGATCGGCGGGCTCGTCGGCGTTGGGCTGATGGCCGGCAGCCGGGCCACCCGCAAGACGGCGCTGCCGTTCGGCCCCTTCATGCTGCTGGGCGCCGCCCTCGGCATCTGGGCCGGGCGACCGCTCGCCGACCTCTACCTGACAGCGACAGGACTCGCCTGA
- the pilM gene encoding type IV pilus assembly protein PilM: protein MAAVVALDLSRTSLRAVQVESPYTARPAISRFASIPIPEGTVHDGEIVDQTRAIRALKDLWKIGGFTTRKVAFAISNRKVVVREVSLPALLGTSRRTSLRFAVEGQVPIDLDDAILDFLPLRDVHENGEYRQEGLLVATVRSSLETTVTAIEDSGRQIDAIDFSGFSLLRALPAPHPGTHAIVNVGASSTTVVISRAGTPGFVRVVPSGGDDVSRSIERALGVSFAEAEQDKIARGLQGGATTARDIDAETVLRENIAGLITSVRNTFTYWSNSHPESPVETVVLTGGGSRLMGLPLVLSKALGVEVSYGNPLGAFQMARRLRDSEMERWALELAAPLGVALGAKARPATQAQAPTSRKAGRSAPTAKEKAAAKRGARK, encoded by the coding sequence ATGGCAGCAGTAGTCGCACTCGACCTCAGCCGTACGTCGTTGCGCGCTGTGCAGGTCGAGTCGCCGTATACCGCCCGGCCGGCGATCAGCCGGTTCGCGTCGATCCCGATCCCCGAGGGGACCGTCCACGACGGCGAGATCGTCGACCAGACGCGGGCGATCCGGGCCCTGAAGGACCTGTGGAAGATCGGCGGGTTCACGACCCGCAAGGTCGCCTTCGCCATCAGCAACCGCAAGGTCGTCGTGCGCGAGGTCTCGCTGCCGGCCCTGCTGGGCACCAGCCGCCGCACGAGCCTGCGGTTCGCGGTCGAGGGGCAGGTCCCGATCGACCTCGACGACGCCATCCTCGACTTCCTGCCGCTGCGCGACGTGCACGAGAACGGCGAGTACCGGCAGGAGGGGCTCCTTGTCGCGACGGTCCGCAGCAGCCTCGAGACGACGGTGACGGCCATCGAGGACTCCGGCCGGCAGATCGACGCGATCGACTTCTCCGGGTTCTCGCTGCTCCGCGCGCTGCCTGCGCCCCACCCGGGCACCCACGCGATCGTCAACGTCGGCGCCTCCAGCACCACCGTCGTCATCTCACGCGCCGGGACGCCGGGCTTCGTCCGCGTCGTGCCGAGCGGCGGCGACGACGTGTCCCGCAGCATCGAGCGGGCGCTCGGCGTCAGCTTCGCCGAGGCGGAGCAGGACAAGATCGCCCGCGGACTGCAGGGCGGGGCGACCACAGCCCGCGACATCGACGCCGAGACCGTGCTCCGCGAGAACATCGCAGGGCTCATCACATCGGTGCGCAACACCTTCACGTACTGGTCGAACTCGCACCCCGAGTCGCCCGTCGAGACGGTGGTCCTGACCGGTGGCGGCAGCCGACTCATGGGGCTCCCGCTCGTCCTGTCGAAGGCGCTGGGGGTCGAGGTGAGCTACGGCAACCCGCTGGGCGCGTTCCAGATGGCGCGCCGTCTGCGCGACTCCGAGATGGAGCGCTGGGCACTCGAGCTCGCGGCCCCCCTGGGCGTCGCGCTGGGCGCGAAGGCGCGTCCGGCGACCCAGGCACAGGCGCCGACGTCGAGGAAGGCGGGCCGGTCCGCCCCGACCGCCAAGGAGAAGGCCGCCGCGAAACGAGGAGCGAGGAAATGA
- the pilO gene encoding type 4a pilus biogenesis protein PilO, translating to MDKHRLSLIIIGVLAVAILFGGWAVGIQPQLDRIDQATTQTEGIRQLNDAQQAKNNELAADMVNMDDYQDEWKSLQQAIPAARSQQELINQIDAAATSADVDVRTLSFDAAAAYTPPTGLTITAPPNSSLVAVPLTMTANGTRTQLEAFVTNLQKSKRIITIASTQFNGQEDGTLQLSGTTWVLLPS from the coding sequence ATGGACAAGCACCGCCTCAGCCTCATCATCATCGGCGTCCTCGCCGTCGCCATCCTCTTCGGGGGATGGGCCGTCGGGATCCAGCCGCAACTGGACCGCATCGATCAGGCCACCACGCAGACCGAGGGCATCCGCCAGCTCAACGACGCCCAGCAGGCGAAGAACAACGAGCTCGCGGCCGACATGGTGAACATGGACGACTACCAGGACGAGTGGAAATCGCTGCAGCAGGCGATCCCCGCCGCCCGCTCGCAGCAGGAGCTCATCAACCAGATCGACGCGGCCGCCACGTCGGCCGACGTCGACGTGCGGACCCTGAGCTTCGACGCCGCCGCGGCCTACACCCCGCCGACCGGCCTGACGATCACGGCCCCGCCGAACAGCTCGCTGGTCGCGGTGCCGCTCACCATGACCGCCAACGGCACACGCACGCAGCTGGAGGCCTTCGTCACGAACCTGCAGAAGTCCAAGCGGATCATCACCATCGCCTCGACCCAGTTCAACGGCCAGGAGGACGGCACCCTCCAGCTCTCCGGCACCACCTGGGTCCTCCTCCCCTCCTGA
- a CDS encoding siderophore-interacting protein, whose protein sequence is MAGSTNVTVDHADNGLLVCDVVGASQLSPNFVRLTFGGDALRQWRHVGYDQWFRLAVPTSEGTRFDNLSGRYGMGGYLRYLTTPKATRPEIRNYTVRNWRPEQAELDVDFLTHGDEGVAGSWAAGLPVGDTVGLIDQGHGFRPERGTDDVLLVGDATAMPAILGILRDLPESARGTAIIEVQDEDDHQEAERPAGVGLRWIEGRPGNRPGMAALRALQDLTPPSHRVNAFVAGESQLATGGRRHLVGEWGIPKDRVTFCGYWRCPTSH, encoded by the coding sequence ATGGCAGGCTCGACCAACGTCACAGTCGACCACGCGGACAACGGGCTTCTCGTCTGCGACGTGGTGGGCGCGAGTCAGCTGTCGCCCAACTTCGTGCGCCTCACGTTTGGCGGCGACGCGCTCCGCCAGTGGCGACACGTCGGCTACGACCAGTGGTTCCGCCTCGCCGTCCCGACGTCCGAGGGGACGCGGTTCGACAACCTCTCTGGGCGCTACGGCATGGGCGGCTACCTGCGGTACCTGACCACCCCGAAGGCCACCCGCCCCGAGATCCGCAACTACACGGTCCGAAACTGGCGACCCGAACAGGCGGAGTTGGACGTCGACTTCCTCACGCACGGCGACGAGGGGGTAGCCGGCTCCTGGGCCGCCGGGCTGCCCGTCGGCGACACCGTCGGCCTGATCGACCAGGGACACGGCTTCCGCCCTGAGCGCGGCACCGACGACGTGCTGCTCGTGGGTGACGCGACGGCCATGCCCGCGATCCTCGGCATCCTCCGCGACCTGCCCGAGAGCGCACGCGGCACCGCCATCATCGAGGTGCAGGACGAGGACGACCACCAGGAGGCCGAGCGCCCCGCCGGCGTGGGCCTGCGCTGGATCGAGGGCCGCCCCGGCAACCGCCCAGGGATGGCCGCGCTGCGCGCCCTGCAGGACCTGACGCCGCCCTCGCACCGCGTCAACGCCTTCGTCGCAGGCGAGTCGCAGCTCGCCACGGGCGGTCGTCGCCACCTCGTCGGCGAGTGGGGCATCCCGAAGGACCGCGTGACCTTCTGCGGCTACTGGCGCTGCCCCACCTCCCACTGA
- a CDS encoding nitronate monooxygenase, with protein sequence MTDRLLDSPLPIVAAPMAGGPSTVALAHAVAAAGAFPFLAGGYKTVEALEAEVEQLRLLDVAFGVNLFVPGHDTLDERAFAAYAAELGAEAAQFGLELDPTPVRDDDGWGEKLAWLLAHPVPAVSLTFGIPDHGDIAALRLVGSRVLATVTTPEEARLARDAGVDGIVVQGAAAGGHSATFDPTRTPGPMPTATLLRRVLREVDLPVVATGGVDGPQAVRTLLDAGAQSVAVGTLLLRTDEAGTSPTHRRALGDPSFVETVLTRAFTGRPARALRNGFVDRHPDGIVGYPAVHHLTRALRQAAGAAGDADRLHLWAGTGWRSAPTGPAADVVRHLVGD encoded by the coding sequence ATGACCGACCGCCTGCTGGACTCACCGCTGCCGATCGTGGCCGCGCCGATGGCCGGCGGCCCGTCGACCGTCGCACTCGCCCACGCGGTCGCCGCCGCAGGGGCCTTCCCGTTCCTGGCCGGCGGCTACAAGACCGTCGAAGCGCTGGAGGCAGAGGTCGAGCAGCTCCGACTGCTGGATGTCGCCTTCGGGGTCAACCTGTTCGTCCCCGGCCACGACACGCTCGACGAGCGCGCGTTCGCCGCGTACGCCGCCGAGCTTGGCGCGGAGGCGGCGCAGTTCGGGCTGGAGTTGGACCCGACGCCCGTCAGGGACGACGACGGGTGGGGCGAGAAGCTCGCCTGGTTGCTCGCCCACCCCGTGCCCGCGGTGTCCCTAACCTTCGGGATCCCCGATCACGGGGACATCGCCGCGCTGCGCCTTGTCGGTTCGCGGGTGCTCGCGACGGTGACGACCCCAGAGGAGGCACGCCTGGCCCGCGACGCGGGCGTGGACGGGATCGTCGTGCAGGGCGCTGCCGCCGGCGGCCACTCCGCCACGTTCGACCCCACCCGCACACCCGGGCCCATGCCTACGGCCACGCTTCTCCGACGCGTGCTCCGAGAGGTGGACCTGCCGGTCGTCGCGACGGGCGGTGTCGACGGCCCGCAGGCGGTGCGCACGCTGTTGGACGCTGGCGCGCAGTCGGTCGCCGTGGGAACCCTGCTGCTCCGCACGGACGAGGCTGGCACCTCGCCCACGCACCGGCGGGCGCTGGGCGACCCGTCGTTCGTCGAGACGGTGCTCACCCGGGCATTCACCGGTCGACCGGCCCGGGCGTTGCGCAACGGGTTCGTCGACCGGCACCCGGACGGGATCGTCGGCTACCCGGCCGTGCATCACCTCACCCGCGCGCTGAGGCAGGCCGCGGGTGCGGCGGGAGATGCCGACCGGCTGCACCTGTGGGCCGGGACCGGCTGGCGCAGCGCCCCCACCGGCCCCGCCGCCGACGTCGTCCGTCACCTCGTCGGCGACTGA
- a CDS encoding fumarate hydratase, giving the protein MPEFRYVDMLPIGEDKTPYRRLTTEGVEVIEGPEGRTFLKVAPEALTLLAETAMHDIAHYLRPAHLQQLRNILDDDEASANDKFVALDLLKNANIAAGGVLPMCQDTGTAIIMGKRGQQVLSEGTDERPLSQGVFNAYTKLNLRYSQNAPLTMWDEQNTGSNLPAQIELYADTAEGHENSYKFLFMAKGGGSANKSYLFQETKAILNPDSMMTFLEQKIRGLGTAACPPYHLSIVVGGTSAEFALKTAKYASAKYLDELPTEGSLAANGFRDLELEEKVLELTRKLGIGAQFGGKYFCHDVRVVRLPRHGASLPVAIAVSCSADRQCKGKITPEGVFIEQLETEPARFMPEVVADDLDAETDGVSGTGKGAAVKINLDQPMADVLAQLSQFPVKTRVSLTGSLIVARDIAHAKIKERLDNGEEMPQYLKDHPVYYAGPAKTPAGMASGSFGPTTAGRMDSYVDQFQAAGGSMVMLAKGNRSQAVTDACHAHGGFYLGSIGGPAARLAQDCIKKVEQVEYPELGMEAIWKIDVEDFPAFIVVDDKGNDFFAEVNKPLATTIQKRPGI; this is encoded by the coding sequence ATGCCGGAGTTTCGCTACGTTGACATGCTGCCGATCGGCGAGGACAAGACGCCGTACCGGCGCCTGACCACCGAGGGCGTCGAGGTGATCGAGGGGCCGGAGGGTCGCACCTTCCTCAAGGTCGCTCCCGAGGCGCTGACGCTGCTCGCGGAGACGGCGATGCACGACATCGCCCACTACCTTCGTCCCGCGCACCTTCAGCAGCTTCGCAACATCCTCGACGACGACGAGGCCTCCGCCAACGACAAGTTCGTGGCCCTCGACCTGCTCAAGAACGCCAACATCGCCGCCGGCGGCGTGCTGCCGATGTGCCAGGACACCGGCACCGCGATCATCATGGGCAAGCGCGGCCAGCAGGTCCTCAGCGAGGGCACCGACGAGCGCCCACTGTCGCAGGGCGTGTTCAACGCCTACACCAAGCTGAACCTGCGGTACTCGCAGAACGCGCCGCTGACGATGTGGGACGAGCAGAACACCGGCTCGAACCTGCCCGCACAGATCGAGCTGTACGCCGACACCGCAGAGGGGCACGAGAACTCGTACAAATTCCTGTTCATGGCCAAGGGCGGCGGCTCCGCGAACAAGAGCTACCTGTTCCAGGAGACCAAGGCGATCCTGAACCCCGACTCCATGATGACGTTCCTGGAGCAGAAGATCCGTGGCCTCGGCACGGCCGCGTGCCCGCCCTACCACCTGTCGATCGTCGTCGGCGGCACGTCGGCGGAGTTCGCGTTGAAGACGGCCAAGTACGCATCTGCGAAGTACCTCGACGAGCTCCCGACCGAAGGCTCGCTGGCCGCCAACGGCTTCCGCGATCTGGAGCTGGAGGAGAAGGTCCTCGAGCTGACCCGCAAGCTGGGCATCGGTGCGCAGTTCGGCGGCAAGTACTTCTGCCACGACGTGCGCGTCGTCCGCCTGCCGCGCCACGGCGCATCGCTGCCCGTGGCCATCGCGGTCAGCTGCTCCGCCGACCGCCAGTGCAAGGGCAAGATCACCCCCGAGGGCGTGTTCATCGAGCAGCTCGAGACCGAGCCGGCGCGCTTCATGCCCGAGGTCGTCGCCGACGACCTCGACGCCGAGACCGACGGCGTCTCCGGCACCGGCAAGGGCGCGGCGGTGAAGATCAACCTCGACCAGCCGATGGCCGACGTGCTCGCCCAGCTGAGCCAGTTCCCCGTCAAGACCCGCGTCTCGCTGACCGGCTCCCTGATCGTGGCCCGCGACATCGCGCACGCCAAGATCAAGGAGCGCCTCGACAACGGCGAGGAGATGCCGCAGTACCTGAAGGACCACCCCGTCTACTACGCCGGCCCCGCCAAGACCCCCGCCGGCATGGCGTCGGGCTCGTTCGGCCCGACGACCGCCGGCCGCATGGACTCCTACGTCGACCAGTTCCAGGCCGCGGGCGGCTCGATGGTCATGCTGGCCAAGGGCAACCGTTCGCAGGCCGTCACCGACGCGTGCCACGCGCACGGCGGCTTCTACCTCGGCTCGATCGGCGGCCCCGCCGCCCGTCTGGCGCAGGACTGCATCAAGAAGGTCGAGCAGGTCGAGTACCCCGAGCTGGGCATGGAGGCCATCTGGAAGATCGACGTCGAGGACTTCCCGGCGTTCATCGTCGTCGATGACAAGGGCAACGACTTCTTCGCCGAGGTCAACAAACCGCTGGCCACCACGATCCAGAAACGCCCCGGCATCTGA
- a CDS encoding S8 family serine peptidase codes for MERASKWLALLSVGALLAGVAATPATAAPATEDYVVLTKKAGFSAQSGASIAQIQGQFERETRELTAAQAESLRREDGVLAVLPDITTSWIGSESLTAQASTSTVNSWGLDRIDQRSKSLDKKFNTTTFSGTNTIAVVIDSGVSPSTQFGGRLLQGYGWDYVDGDSDTTDCNGHGTHVAGTIASTGYGVATSASVLPLRVLDCEGNGSPESLYLALTDLLTWYQEQPQLAGRVVVNMSLGGYVSVVGEDVAAVIESAVADLVRAGMPVVVAAGNDGTSVANTTPARSTVPVVVGATTKTDARASFSNYGRSVDVFAPGEKIVSLYTEGRIATGSGTSMAAPHVTGTILRSLERKRASAATVVKRVLSEATTGTVTSLKGSAGRLVYVPVKPNTPTSVKATRSDSKHTVKLTWKAPTTVEGFSVTGYVVERAGKKVKLKSSARSYTWKSLKPGTKTTMSVRAVSARGTGAAKSVTATMLALPGKPKSVKATSGSKKDKSVSIIATWKKPTTGGGKISGYLVTAERKSDGKKKTITVSSSARKATFKGLKKGKGYVVTVKAKNAAGKGSSSKKSSKAIAR; via the coding sequence ATGGAACGTGCGAGTAAGTGGCTCGCCCTCCTGTCTGTCGGAGCGCTGCTCGCGGGTGTCGCCGCGACGCCCGCCACGGCAGCCCCCGCCACGGAGGATTACGTCGTCCTGACCAAGAAGGCCGGCTTCAGCGCCCAGAGCGGCGCCAGCATCGCCCAGATCCAGGGCCAGTTCGAGCGCGAGACGCGCGAACTGACCGCGGCTCAGGCAGAGTCCCTGCGCCGCGAGGACGGCGTCCTTGCCGTCCTGCCCGACATCACAACCTCCTGGATCGGGTCCGAGTCGCTGACCGCCCAGGCGAGCACATCCACCGTCAACTCGTGGGGCCTCGATCGCATCGACCAGCGCTCCAAGTCGCTCGACAAGAAGTTCAACACCACGACCTTCAGCGGCACCAACACCATCGCGGTCGTCATCGACTCCGGCGTGAGCCCCAGCACCCAGTTCGGCGGTCGACTCCTCCAGGGCTACGGCTGGGACTACGTCGACGGTGATTCCGACACCACCGACTGCAACGGCCACGGCACCCACGTCGCGGGCACGATCGCGAGCACCGGCTACGGCGTCGCAACGTCCGCGAGTGTGCTCCCGCTCCGAGTCCTCGACTGCGAGGGCAACGGCAGCCCCGAGAGCCTCTACCTGGCCCTGACGGACCTCCTCACCTGGTACCAGGAGCAGCCCCAGCTGGCCGGTCGCGTCGTGGTCAACATGTCGCTCGGTGGGTACGTCTCCGTGGTGGGCGAGGACGTGGCCGCGGTCATAGAGTCGGCCGTTGCCGACCTCGTCAGGGCTGGGATGCCCGTCGTGGTGGCCGCCGGAAACGACGGAACCTCGGTGGCCAACACGACGCCGGCCCGCTCGACCGTGCCGGTCGTCGTGGGCGCCACCACCAAGACCGACGCCAGGGCGTCGTTCTCGAACTACGGTCGCTCCGTCGACGTCTTCGCCCCCGGGGAGAAGATCGTCAGCCTCTACACCGAGGGCCGGATCGCAACGGGCAGCGGCACCTCCATGGCCGCCCCGCACGTGACCGGCACCATCCTGCGCTCACTGGAGCGCAAGCGCGCCTCCGCAGCCACCGTCGTCAAGCGCGTCCTGTCAGAGGCCACGACCGGCACGGTCACCAGCCTCAAGGGGTCGGCAGGCAGGCTCGTCTATGTCCCCGTCAAGCCGAACACCCCGACCTCGGTGAAGGCGACCCGCAGCGACTCCAAGCACACGGTGAAGCTGACCTGGAAGGCGCCGACGACGGTCGAGGGCTTCTCTGTCACCGGGTACGTCGTCGAGCGCGCGGGCAAGAAGGTCAAGCTGAAGAGCTCGGCCCGCTCCTACACCTGGAAGTCACTCAAGCCGGGCACCAAGACGACGATGTCCGTCCGCGCGGTCAGCGCAAGGGGGACCGGCGCGGCGAAGTCCGTGACCGCCACCATGCTGGCGCTGCCGGGCAAGCCGAAGAGCGTCAAGGCCACGTCGGGGTCGAAGAAGGACAAGTCCGTCTCGATCATCGCGACCTGGAAGAAGCCCACCACCGGAGGCGGGAAGATCTCCGGCTACCTCGTGACCGCGGAGCGCAAGTCGGACGGCAAGAAGAAGACCATCACGGTCTCCTCCTCGGCCCGCAAGGCCACGTTCAAGGGCCTCAAGAAGGGCAAGGGCTACGTGGTCACCGTCAAGGCGAAGAACGCGGCCGGCAAGGGCTCGTCGTCGAAGAAGTCGTCGAAGGCCATCGCCCGCTGA
- a CDS encoding MFS transporter yields MFKAGLDPNFNRFWTTESLAQFAVQLGTIALPIISVQLLHASEAQLGYLNAASTAAFLVLGLPAGAWVDRWLKRPTLIAANLTRALAVSAVPVLYFAGALQLWHLYIVAAVVGLATVFFDVAYQSFIPILVGVQRIGRANSRMEASVQLARLAGPSIGGLLLKVLAAPVLLGAVGVGYLISSIFLIATHDKEKSLRRPPTRERNLWAEIREGLSYVLHSAPISRITLANLLSSVAYTFAMTLVPLVVLRLIGMTSIQYGLSMAVGAAGGLVGASLSGRLTAKYGTADVVRFSALGATVMLLAYPLALLAADSRPLAMGIIFTLGFLGNIAVLIYNITQVSLRQRLCPLPLLSRMNASVRFIVWGAMPISALAAGWLSTALGITTILWVMVALGLVSAVPLWRISRHLTADIR; encoded by the coding sequence GTGTTCAAGGCCGGACTGGACCCCAACTTCAACCGGTTCTGGACGACAGAATCGCTCGCCCAGTTCGCCGTCCAGCTCGGCACCATCGCGCTGCCGATCATCTCGGTCCAGCTGCTCCACGCCTCCGAGGCGCAGCTCGGCTACCTGAACGCGGCGTCGACGGCGGCCTTCCTGGTCCTGGGGCTGCCCGCTGGCGCCTGGGTTGACCGGTGGCTGAAGCGCCCGACCCTGATCGCCGCCAACCTCACCCGGGCCCTAGCCGTCAGCGCGGTGCCGGTCCTGTACTTCGCCGGCGCCCTCCAGCTGTGGCACCTCTACATCGTCGCTGCGGTCGTCGGGCTGGCGACGGTGTTCTTCGACGTGGCCTATCAGAGCTTCATCCCGATCCTCGTCGGCGTGCAGCGCATCGGTCGGGCCAACTCCCGCATGGAGGCCAGCGTGCAGCTGGCGCGGCTGGCGGGCCCGTCGATCGGTGGCCTGCTTCTGAAGGTGCTCGCGGCTCCGGTGCTGCTGGGTGCGGTCGGCGTCGGCTATCTCATCAGCTCGATCTTCCTGATCGCGACGCATGACAAGGAGAAGTCGCTGCGCCGGCCGCCCACCCGCGAACGGAACCTGTGGGCGGAGATCCGCGAGGGCCTCAGCTACGTGCTGCACAGCGCACCGATCAGCCGCATCACGCTGGCCAACCTGCTGAGCAGCGTCGCCTACACGTTCGCCATGACGCTGGTGCCGCTGGTTGTGCTGCGCCTGATCGGCATGACGTCGATCCAGTACGGCCTGTCGATGGCGGTCGGGGCGGCCGGCGGGCTCGTCGGCGCGTCGCTCTCGGGGCGCCTGACCGCCAAGTACGGGACCGCGGATGTCGTGCGCTTCTCAGCACTCGGCGCGACGGTGATGCTCCTGGCCTATCCTCTCGCGCTGCTCGCCGCCGACAGCCGCCCTCTGGCGATGGGGATCATCTTCACGCTCGGTTTCCTCGGCAACATCGCGGTGCTGATCTACAACATCACGCAGGTCTCGCTGCGCCAGCGGCTCTGCCCGCTCCCGCTGCTGAGCCGGATGAACGCGTCGGTGCGGTTCATCGTCTGGGGCGCCATGCCGATCAGCGCGCTCGCCGCCGGCTGGCTGAGCACCGCCCTGGGCATCACGACGATCCTGTGGGTCATGGTCGCGCTCGGCCTCGTCAGCGCCGTCCCCTTGTGGCGCATCAGCCGCCACCTCACGGCCGACATCCGCTGA